From Methanomicrobia archaeon, a single genomic window includes:
- a CDS encoding nucleotide exchange factor GrpE: MKKSNERRERDFKERIERLSRDAAACSKNVETALGELASVKSALSSIVKELARIKEMLADQNGLTEQKLDAIGDGLEIMEEELSEKRKKAEERSPGKESEYLSQLQYLRADFENYKRFVEREKCELGDRLCECFMLDLLPIRESLEVAVDHAKATGNSAGLLEGVALTLKQLMELMKREGLEEIQADGMQFDPFRHEVLARVPAEEGEAGNSVREVLRKGFVFRGKVIRPALVKIAVSEEEAAPDVT; this comes from the coding sequence ATGAAAAAGAGCAACGAGCGCAGAGAACGGGATTTTAAAGAGCGGATCGAGCGTCTGTCCCGCGATGCCGCGGCGTGCAGTAAGAACGTCGAAACGGCGTTAGGCGAACTCGCGAGTGTCAAGAGCGCGTTGAGCAGTATCGTGAAAGAGCTGGCGCGTATCAAGGAGATGCTGGCGGATCAGAACGGGTTGACTGAGCAGAAGCTGGATGCGATCGGCGACGGCCTGGAGATCATGGAGGAGGAATTGTCAGAGAAGCGGAAGAAGGCCGAAGAGCGATCCCCCGGCAAGGAATCGGAGTATTTAAGCCAGCTGCAATACCTGCGGGCGGATTTCGAGAATTACAAGCGATTTGTTGAGCGTGAGAAGTGCGAGCTTGGTGATCGGCTCTGCGAATGCTTCATGCTCGATCTGCTACCGATCCGGGAGAGCTTAGAGGTCGCCGTTGATCACGCGAAGGCGACCGGGAATTCAGCAGGGCTGCTGGAGGGCGTGGCGTTGACGCTGAAGCAGCTCATGGAGCTGATGAAACGTGAGGGGCTCGAGGAGATCCAGGCGGACGGCATGCAATTCGATCCTTTCAGGCACGAGGTGCTAGCCCGGGTGCCTGCAGAAGAAGGCGAGGCGGGGAACAGCGTGCGCGAAGTGCTGCGCAAAGGGTTTGTGTTCCGCGGCAAGGTCATCAGGCCAGCGCTGGTAAAGATCGCGGTGAGCGAGGAAGAAGCGGCACCTGACGTGACCTAA